GGGTCAGTGCCGGATAGACCGGACCCGTGAGATGGCCGTGTGGTTTCAGGAAACGGTGTCCCATCCCGTCGGTGCCGATCGTAGGCACTGAAAGCCCACCGGTGGCTATGATGACGGCATCCCCCGAAAAAACCTCCCCCGTAGTCAGCTTCACCTGCCAGCCCGTGTCCAGGGGCGTGATACCTTCAACCGCGCTCTCATATCTTACTTTGACACCCGCATCAAGCGCTCGCGTCAGCAGCAAGTCGCGGACTTCCTTGGCCGAATTGCTCACCGGAAACCACTTGTTCGATTCCTCTTCGCAGGCAAGCCGCAGCCTGAGTTCATCGGTGAACCAGCGCTTGCAGGCGGAAACCGACCAGGTTTTGAAAATCTTTTTGAGGATGTTCGGGGATGAGGCTGTGTGATAATCAGCCAGCGTCGCCTTCACCGGGAGCACGTTGCAGCGGGTACCGCCGCTCATCAGGATTTTCTTGCCCGCCTGTTTGGTGCGTTCAAGTACCAGGACCTCAGCACCCTGCTCAGCGGCAAAAATGGCAGCGGTCAGACCGGCAGCACCGGCACCGCACACAAGTAAGCGTTTACTCACAGGAACAGTCCGTTTTGGGTTTGGGATGCCATCCCCCTACCCTCTCTTTTTGAGAATAACGGCACTGCCCGGGTGCATGGAACAAATGCCGCCCTCGAGCATTCGGGCATTCAGTGAAAAAAGAAGTTCGGCATTCCCATAGCCCGCATGACGGCTTTCATACATTTTCGGCCCTGTGTTGAACATCACAAGTGTGATTTCACCGCCGAGGTAGCGCTCAAAACCAAACACCTGATATGCATCATCGGTCACGAAAGTGCGGTATTCGCCCTTGGCGAGCTCCGGGTAAGCCTTGCGGAGCGCGATCAGGCGTTTGTGCAGGTTGTGCAGGTTGTGATCGAAACCATAGCTTTCAGCTGCACGGCCCGGCTCGTTCGGGAATACCGCTTCGACATCATATTTCAATTCGGGCCACACCATTGGCTTGCGGTTGCAAGGGTCGTTTGGCCCCCACATCCCGGCTTCGTCCCCATAGTAAATGCCGGGCGAGCCGATGTAAGTCATCTGAAATACGACCATGAGTTTTTGGATGAGGCGGGCAGTATCGTTAGGGCGACCGGTTTTGTAATCCGGATTCACCTTTTTGGCCCGCTCATAGTATTCGCTCCAGTTCCGCATCGTGAACAGATTTGAGTTGACAATACGCGAGGCCACACGGTCGGTGTCGTGACTGCCGAGTAGGTTGTGCATCACATGTGTGACCTCGTGCGGATAGGCTTCGCGAAGCACGCGGAGTTTGGTGTCGAGCTCCGATGGCAGGGCATCGTTGCCGTCTTTGATGAAGTATTCGGACAGTGCAAACGCAAAATTGTAGTTCATGACGGCGTCAAATTCATCCCCTTTGAGATATGGCACCTGCTTTTCAGGGGCGTCGATGACCTCAGCGAGTAAATAGGCCTCAGGGTTGATGCTGCGCACGTGCTTCCGCCATTTTTTCCAGAAAGGATGCTTCACGCAAAAGGCTACGTCAAGGCGCCAGCCATCCACGCCCTTGCTCAGGTCGCCGTTGCCGAGCGGGTCCATCCACCGGCGGGTGATATCGAAAATGTACTGCCGCGGCCCTGCAGTGATGCCCGCACGGTTCTGCATGATCTCCGGCAGCTCTTTAAAGCCCCACCACGTTTTGATCTGCGTACTGCCATCCTCGGTTTCGTCGGCCCACTTTTTAACCTTCATCCAATCGCTAAAAGCGGAATCCCGCTGTTTCTCTACCAGATCATTGTAAACCCAGCTGTTGAGGCCCATGTGATTGAACACCCCGTCTATAATCAGCCGCATGCCGCGGGCGTGCAGTTCCTCGATCAGACGCAGGAAAAGTTTATCAGCGGAAGTCCACACCCAGGTTTTGGGATCATGCGGGGTTTCGGTCGCGATGAGTGCCCGGTCGCCATCGGGATCAGGACCAAAATTGGGATCAATATGATGATAGGTCGCACCGTCGTATTTGTGGCTCGAAGGGGCTTCGAACAGCGGATTGAAATAGATCGCTTCCACGCCCAGATCCTGCAGATAGTCAAGCCGGTCGAGCACGCCCTGAAGGTCGCCACCGTAGCGCCGCCGCTGCAGCGTGTCGGAGAGATTCATGCCGTTGCCCTGCTCGTAAGGCTGCCGCGCATACCAGTCGCTGTTCCAGGGGTGCGTCTGATACGGCGCATCCAGATTATGCGGCCAGGCATTCCGCTGATCGTGAAGAGTTGGGTCGTTGTGTTCCAGTCCGCGCCAAAAACGCTCCGGGAAAATCTGATACCAAACAATGCCCTTCGCCCATTCCGGCACAAAACCGCTGCGTGCTTCGCTCATAAAAATGTTGTTTAATCTTCAGGTTTATAATTTGCGCCTAAGGTAGCAAGAAATGCCCCTGCCAGCAAACCGCGCGGCATTTTGAGCGAACTAACGACTCACCTGCAGCCTGAGGAAGGCCATCAGCAATCGAAGAGCAGCCAAAGCAGCAATACAAAAAGAAGAACACCCATGACCTGTCTTAGTTGAAGAAATTCGGGTTATACCAACATCTGAAAACACAAAAATGAGACAACGCTCAAACCGTAATCCCGGCATTCCGGGTAATTCTGATCTCTTTTTTTTGGGGAAACTCCGTGCACATCACTGTTTTTCGTGCTGGTTCCTGACACCCCAAATCAACGGAAAACGCCTTGCTTTTTGTGATGCCGGCGCTCCGTGCAAAACCAATCAGTCCCATTTTTGAACAGAATGTATGAGCTCGCTCCGAAAAGTCAATTTTATTGGAAAAAGTGGCCTCTATTGCAAATTTAGAGGGGTGAAAACCCTAAAAGTGGTCTTTTCGGAGTAGGCTCATGTATAAGATTCACAGTATAAACAAGATGGCATCGGGCCCTGAACATGTCCCATATTCGTAGGGGCGCACCCTTGTGGTCGCCCGACGAAGGCCGGAATCAACCTCGGAACCACGACTGGCCTTCCCGTCCCATTTTTTGAACAGGATTTGCAGGATTCACAATATGAACAAGATGGCATCGGGCCCGGTAACATGTCCCGTAATCGTAGGGGCGCACCCGTGTGATCGCCCAACGAAGGCCGGAATCAGACCCTGAATCAAGACCAGGTCTTTACGCACCCAAAAAGCAAGGGATTCTCCGCCGATTTGGGATGTCCGGAACCAGCACGAAAAACAGTGATGTGCACGGGGTTCACCCTAAAAAAATTGATGTATGTGTAATTCAGGTGCGCTTCATTATTTTGATGCCGAATTCCTATCTTGACTCAATAACCTTTAAGCAAAAGCTTTTCTTAACCCTTCGAAACCACACTCCTTTTATGCAGGCACAGATCATCAAAAATAAAAAAGGCGAAACCAAAGGTGTGTTCATACCCATCGCTGAATGGAGAAGACTAAAAAAAGACTACGGGTTACCAGATCATGCTGACTTCACGGATGCTGCTACAGATGGTATTTCAGAAGAACTCCATCAGGCAATCAAAGAGCTTGAAATGGTTATGAAAGGAGAACTTAAAGCAAGACCGGCATCGGAGCTGCTTGATGAACTTTGATGTTTTCACCATCCCGATTTTTGACAAACAGGCTAAAAAACTATCAAAGATATATCCCTCTTTCAAAAAAGACCTTTTCCCGGCTGATAGAATCACTGACCGCTAACCCTGAAACCGGAATTTCGATTGGGAACGGCTTTTATAAAATCAGAATGGCAATCACTTCGAAAGGAAAAGGAAAATCTGCAGGGGCGAGGGTAATTACGTTTGTAAAGATTACTGACTCTTCGGTTTTTTTGACGAGTGTTTATGATAAGTCAGACAAAGTGACCATTTCAGAGAAAGAAATTGAGAAGATTGTAGCTCAACTTCCCGGGTGTGAAAGTTGAGATTGAGAACTTTTTGATGTCTTAAAAAAAGCCCCACATTTCGGGAAATGACTCTGAAGCAAAAGGTTAATTACCCACTCTCCCATCGGTCTTGGCTCGATTACATCCAGGCGCAAAAACAAATCATTAATCCTGCTTTCAGCTTGCAGCAAAGCGGCGCAGGGTTTCACGGACTTCGTCGGGGCTGGTGCAGCCTGCAATGGCGCCGGAAAGGTCAGCGAACCTTTCCTGATGGATTTTGCGGGCCATATATTTGAACTCAGGGATGCCGGCTGCGCTCATGCTGTATTTGCGCAGGCCCCAGGCCACGAGAAGCGGTGATACCAGCGTATCGCGGGCCATTTCGCCGCACATGGAAACGTCGGTTCCGGATTCGTTGGCCATGCGGATAACCCGCTCAATCACCCGCAGCACCGCCGGCTGATAGTAGCTCGCAAGGCCGGAAACGGCAGCATTGGTGCGGTCAGCGGCCATCACGTACTGCGACAGATCGTTGGTGCCTATGCTCACAAAATCGACCAAAGGCAGAATCTCCTTCAGGTTTTCGACGGCTGCGGGGACTTCCACCATGATGCCTTTTTTCAGGTCTTTGTCGTACTTCTGATTTTGGGCGTCGAGTTCGGCAGCTGCTTCATCCAGCAGCTGAAACGCGGCTTCCAGCTCACCGATATTGGCAATCATCGGGAACATGATTTCAATGTGTCCATAGGCTGAGGCCCTGAGTATCGCCCGAAGCTGCGTTTTGAACAGATCGCGCTCATCGAGGCAGTACCGGATACCGCGGCGACCCAGAAACGGGTTTTCTTCCCCTTCGATGTGGAGGTAAGGCACGGGCTTGTCGCCACCCACATCAAGGGTTCGGATGGTAAGCGGTCGCTTTTTGCCAAGCGCTTTCGCTGCCAGTTTGTAGGCTTCAAACTGCTCCTGTTCATCGGGCACTTTTGTGCGCTCCATGAACAGGAATTCGGTCCGGAATAAACCGACGCCTTCGGCACCCAAATCAAGCACCTGATTGATTTCGTGCTCATTGCCCACATTGGCAAGTACCCGAAGGCGCGTACCGCAGCCGGTTTGCCCTTTTTCCTTGCGGGAGAGGTGCGCCTTTTGCTTCACTTCAAGCCAGCGTTCGCGCTCGGTCGCAATCCGGGCAAGTACCGCCTGATCCGGATTAACAAACAGCTCACCCGTTTCGGCATTAACTGCTGCCATTTCTCCTTCCGGAATTTTATGCATGATTTTGCCGATGTTGAAAATAGTCGGAATGCCCAACGACCGCGCTATAATCGCGCTGTGTGAAACGTCGCTGCCGCTTTCGCAACAGATTGCCAGCACCTTGTCCGGTTCCAGGGAAGCTGCGTCTGAAGGGCTGATGTCGTTCATGCACAAAATGCTGGGCTGATCCGGCGTTGCAGCCGAATACCGGATACCGGTAATGTTTTCGAGCACCCGAATACCTACATCAATCAGATCGATCATGCGGGTTGAGAGTAAGGTATTCTCGCCGATGTTCTGATAAAGACTCACCACATCATTGAGTCCGCTCCGCCAGGCACTTGCTGCTGTTTTTCCCTGTATAATCCGCTCTTCAACCCCGCTCAACAGTTCCGGATCGCGAAGAAGAAGGATTTGGGCGTCGAATATTGCGGCGTCTTCTTCTCCGATTTCCGCGATACTTTGCCGCTTGATGGTTTCGATTTCTTCAGCTGCTTTTTCCAGCGCGTCTTCAAGAAGTTGCTGCTCGGCCTGCGGGTCGTCGGCGTTTTGTTCTTCAACATCAGGCAGGCTCATGGTGCGCTTCACAACCGGACCAACCGCATAGCCGGGGGAAATGGGCAGGCCGGTGAGCAAGCCGTTTTCAGGCAGATTTGTCCCGGCTTCTTTCTCAAGGGAAGGCCTGCGCCTTGGTGCGGGCGCTGTAGATTCACCGAAATTGGACTGAAACATTTCCGCGATTTCAGCCATCAGCGCTTCGCTGCCGCTTTCCGGAAACAGAAGCTCCACGACGTCATGCTGCTGTGCATTCAGGGACAACAAGCTGTTCATGCTGCGTCCTGACACATAAGCGCTGCCCTTGCTGAGGTTCCTTACCCGTACGTTCGCTCCGGCCTGTGCAATAGCTGCGACGAGCCGTGCTGCGGGCCGCGCGTGAAGTCCCATGGTGTTTTTGAGCGTAAATTCTTTCCCTATCGCTTTATCGCCGCTTTCAGCGTCCGCTCCGGTACTGCCACCGCCATAGATGGCTGCATAATCGACACCCAGCTGACTTGCTTTGCCACGTACCGAAAACCGGGCTTCTTCTATAATTTCTTCAATTCCTGCTCCTGTTGCCGCAAGTGCTGTAGCCGCTACAATACCTTCAACAAAAGGTGCTTCACAAAGATGAATATTTGACCGCCGTTCTTCATCAAAAAAGTCAAGAGCGAGCTCAGTGCTCATGATGGCACTTCCCATATCCATGAAAACAAGAACCCCGTCATCGGAATATACTTTTTCAATGGCTTCAAAAATCTTCATGGCATCGGTGCCAATAGGATTCTCAGGGTCATCGACCCCGCCAGCCGAAGCCACTTTAAGATGATCTCTTCCCATTTCCATTGCGAGCTCGAGTACACTCTCAGCCAGTTTAGCACTATGTGAAACGGCGACAATTCCGGTCATATTTATCCTGCCTAAAGTTCATAAAAAACAAAGGGGGAACCGGCGTATCCGGGTCCACCCCAGTTGTAGGTATTGCTGATATCCGCGCAATTCCGGTTGATTGCAAACTGAAGTCCTATCCCGCCAATCCTTTTTTTGGAATGTACGGCCCGCATTACTCACTGGTTAAATAGTTGCGGGCAAAACTATCATTAATGGCATTTAATGTGAGGCTGTTACCTGAGTACAGGGATTATGAATCCGCGCGGGCTGCCTTGTAAAGACACTCAACGATGAGTTTGGAGGAGGTTGCTCCGGGATCCTGATGGCCTTTGCTGCGCTCTCCCAAATAACTTGCCCGTCCTTTTTTAGCAACAAGCGGAATGGTGTCTTTCACCCCCTGCTCCGCCACTTCAACCGCCTTAGCAAGCGCTTCAATGACCGGCATGCCATCATTAATGTTTTGCTCCAATGCTTCTGTTACCGGGCTCAGCACATCAACCATCGTTTTGTCACCGGGCTGAGCCTTGCCACGCATTTTCACACCGTCGAGACCGGCTCTCATCATGGCGGCCACATCCGTTTCAGAAAGCTCCTGCTTCCCTGCCATTTTGTTACCGGCCTGCAAAAAGAATGTGCCGTACAACGGACCGGAAGCACCACCAACCGTGGAAATGAGGGTCATTGCCACGGCTTTGAATATCGCCCCTATATCCTTATCTGCTAATTCAGAGAGCTGTGCATGTACTTTTTTGAACCCGCGGTGCATATTGTTACCGTGATCAGCATCCCCGATTGCGGTATCGAGTTGGGTCAGCCATGTTTTATTCTCTTCAAGCACTTCATGGCAAAGGGTCAGCCATGTAACAATTTGTTTTTTTGAAAGCATAAGGAAAACAGTAGGAATGGTGTTTAATTTCTGATGAAATCAGACCCGTGAAGCCTGGCTCAGAATCACAGGATAAGTGCTGCCTGCTTACAAGCCATGTAGTCAAATCAGTTTGCTGCCTTTGAGGTCTGTAATAAAGCCTGCCGGTTACAGGCAACCATACCGCTGTAACCGTACGGTTGCCTTCTTACCCGGAGTAATAGCATTCAGATTACTTTCATTCTGCTAAAAAAACAACTTTATTTGACCTTTTTCAGGACTGATTTCTACATGCCCCATTTCAGGCCGGGCGTGTAAACCGGTGCATCCCACAGTTTCACCATTTTATCGTCTACTTTCATGAGGGTGATGGAACAGCCCTGCATCTCAAGGGAGGTAATGTAAGGACCAATCAGGTTGCGCACGATTTTAATGCCGAATTTATCGGTTACCTGCGCCATTTTGCGGTACACGCCGTAAAGCTCAGAGACGGGTGTGCCGCCCATGCTGTTCACAAATGCGATTACGTTGTCACCTTTTTTAAAGGGCTCATCAACGTATTCAAACTCCGCCCATTCGCCTTTATCCTGATCCCATTCTTTCAGTATTCTGCTGTAGGCGCCGTCTTCGAGAATACCGACGGTCATCATTTCGGCAATTTCATCGACCGTCTTCATTTTGTCGCGCTGAATGCCGGGCTCGCCGTGAATGCCGATTCCGATTTCCATTTCATCATCACCAATTTCAAAACTCGGGGAACCGTTGGCCGGGGTGATGCAGCTTGTGAGGGCCATCCCCATGCTGCGGGCGTTTTGGTTCAGGGTGCGGCAGAGTGCTGAGAGGGCTTTGAGGTCGTAGCCTTCTTCTGAAGCGGCACCGCAGATTTTCTCAATGAGGACGGTGGCCCCAACGCCGCGACGGCCGGCTGTATAGAGGCTGTCTTTTACGGCCACATCATCATCAATCACAATATTCTGCACCTGAATGCCTTCGGCAATGGCAAGTTCCGCGGCCATTTCAAAATTCATGACGTCGCCAGTGTAATTCTTCACAATATTGAGAACGCCAGCGCCCCCATGTGCAGCTTTTGCCGCTTCGTGCATCTGATCAGGTGTGGGGGAGGTAAACACCTCACCGGGGCAGGCCGCATGCAGCATGCCATGACCTACAAAGCCACCGTGCATGGGTTCATGACCGCTTCCGCCGCCGGAGACAAGCGCGACCTTTCCCTGTACCGGACCGCCAGCACGGGTGATGTAATAAGGTTCAAAATTCACTTTGATGAGGTCTGCATGTGCAGCCTGCATGCCTTCAAGTTGCTCTTTAATGACGTTATCGGGGTGATTGATGAGTTTTTTCATGATTGCTGGATAGGATTAAAGTTGGGTTTATAACAATGGCTCAGGATAATATAAAAGCGCTTCCTGAATGCTTCAAAAAAATGCCTTTTTAAAACAAAAAATTACGATCCGCATTAAAAAAAAGCATCTGCCCGATACCGGGCAGATGCCTTCGTTATGCATTGTTGCAAGCTCAAGACTTAGAAGCTGATTGAGAAAGCGGTGAAGGCGCGCTCGGTTTTGGGGTTGATGGCAACCAGAACGCTCATTGGTACTGAAATGGAGTCAGAGATCCGCAGGTGACGGGAAGCGCTGAGACCAAGCTGATTAAAGACGAAGTCGCCTTCGTAACCAAGGTCAACGAAACCG
This genomic stretch from Cyclonatronum proteinivorum harbors:
- a CDS encoding type II toxin-antitoxin system RelE/ParE family toxin produces the protein MTNRLKNYQRYIPLSKKTFSRLIESLTANPETGISIGNGFYKIRMAITSKGKGKSAGARVITFVKITDSSVFLTSVYDKSDKVTISEKEIEKIVAQLPGCES
- the dhaL gene encoding dihydroxyacetone kinase subunit DhaL yields the protein MLSKKQIVTWLTLCHEVLEENKTWLTQLDTAIGDADHGNNMHRGFKKVHAQLSELADKDIGAIFKAVAMTLISTVGGASGPLYGTFFLQAGNKMAGKQELSETDVAAMMRAGLDGVKMRGKAQPGDKTMVDVLSPVTEALEQNINDGMPVIEALAKAVEVAEQGVKDTIPLVAKKGRASYLGERSKGHQDPGATSSKLIVECLYKAARADS
- a CDS encoding glycoside hydrolase family 13 protein gives rise to the protein MSEARSGFVPEWAKGIVWYQIFPERFWRGLEHNDPTLHDQRNAWPHNLDAPYQTHPWNSDWYARQPYEQGNGMNLSDTLQRRRYGGDLQGVLDRLDYLQDLGVEAIYFNPLFEAPSSHKYDGATYHHIDPNFGPDPDGDRALIATETPHDPKTWVWTSADKLFLRLIEELHARGMRLIIDGVFNHMGLNSWVYNDLVEKQRDSAFSDWMKVKKWADETEDGSTQIKTWWGFKELPEIMQNRAGITAGPRQYIFDITRRWMDPLGNGDLSKGVDGWRLDVAFCVKHPFWKKWRKHVRSINPEAYLLAEVIDAPEKQVPYLKGDEFDAVMNYNFAFALSEYFIKDGNDALPSELDTKLRVLREAYPHEVTHVMHNLLGSHDTDRVASRIVNSNLFTMRNWSEYYERAKKVNPDYKTGRPNDTARLIQKLMVVFQMTYIGSPGIYYGDEAGMWGPNDPCNRKPMVWPELKYDVEAVFPNEPGRAAESYGFDHNLHNLHKRLIALRKAYPELAKGEYRTFVTDDAYQVFGFERYLGGEITLVMFNTGPKMYESRHAGYGNAELLFSLNARMLEGGICSMHPGSAVILKKRG
- the dhaK gene encoding dihydroxyacetone kinase subunit DhaK gives rise to the protein MKKLINHPDNVIKEQLEGMQAAHADLIKVNFEPYYITRAGGPVQGKVALVSGGGSGHEPMHGGFVGHGMLHAACPGEVFTSPTPDQMHEAAKAAHGGAGVLNIVKNYTGDVMNFEMAAELAIAEGIQVQNIVIDDDVAVKDSLYTAGRRGVGATVLIEKICGAASEEGYDLKALSALCRTLNQNARSMGMALTSCITPANGSPSFEIGDDEMEIGIGIHGEPGIQRDKMKTVDEIAEMMTVGILEDGAYSRILKEWDQDKGEWAEFEYVDEPFKKGDNVIAFVNSMGGTPVSELYGVYRKMAQVTDKFGIKIVRNLIGPYITSLEMQGCSITLMKVDDKMVKLWDAPVYTPGLKWGM
- the ptsP gene encoding phosphoenolpyruvate--protein phosphotransferase — encoded protein: MTGIVAVSHSAKLAESVLELAMEMGRDHLKVASAGGVDDPENPIGTDAMKIFEAIEKVYSDDGVLVFMDMGSAIMSTELALDFFDEERRSNIHLCEAPFVEGIVAATALAATGAGIEEIIEEARFSVRGKASQLGVDYAAIYGGGSTGADAESGDKAIGKEFTLKNTMGLHARPAARLVAAIAQAGANVRVRNLSKGSAYVSGRSMNSLLSLNAQQHDVVELLFPESGSEALMAEIAEMFQSNFGESTAPAPRRRPSLEKEAGTNLPENGLLTGLPISPGYAVGPVVKRTMSLPDVEEQNADDPQAEQQLLEDALEKAAEEIETIKRQSIAEIGEEDAAIFDAQILLLRDPELLSGVEERIIQGKTAASAWRSGLNDVVSLYQNIGENTLLSTRMIDLIDVGIRVLENITGIRYSAATPDQPSILCMNDISPSDAASLEPDKVLAICCESGSDVSHSAIIARSLGIPTIFNIGKIMHKIPEGEMAAVNAETGELFVNPDQAVLARIATERERWLEVKQKAHLSRKEKGQTGCGTRLRVLANVGNEHEINQVLDLGAEGVGLFRTEFLFMERTKVPDEQEQFEAYKLAAKALGKKRPLTIRTLDVGGDKPVPYLHIEGEENPFLGRRGIRYCLDERDLFKTQLRAILRASAYGHIEIMFPMIANIGELEAAFQLLDEAAAELDAQNQKYDKDLKKGIMVEVPAAVENLKEILPLVDFVSIGTNDLSQYVMAADRTNAAVSGLASYYQPAVLRVIERVIRMANESGTDVSMCGEMARDTLVSPLLVAWGLRKYSMSAAGIPEFKYMARKIHQERFADLSGAIAGCTSPDEVRETLRRFAAS